One part of the Candidatus Flexicrinis affinis genome encodes these proteins:
- a CDS encoding DoxX family membrane protein: MLKFLKANQNRVVEDPPFVKFLFTDARMSVLWLAVRVWLGMQWINSATGKIGVPGWTENGTALQGYWERAVAIPETGRPPISFDWYRDFLQTMLDAEAYTWFAKLVAYGELLVGVALIIGAFVGIAAFFGAFMNMNFMLAGSASTNPVLFVVALVLIFAWKNAGYIGADFFLLKWLGTPWGRSRTTTTVEEPLGVPVPVAAGD, from the coding sequence ATGTTGAAGTTCCTGAAGGCCAATCAGAACCGCGTTGTGGAGGACCCCCCGTTCGTGAAGTTCCTGTTCACCGATGCGCGTATGTCGGTGCTGTGGCTGGCCGTCCGTGTGTGGCTGGGCATGCAGTGGATCAACTCGGCGACCGGCAAGATCGGCGTCCCGGGCTGGACCGAAAACGGCACCGCACTTCAGGGGTACTGGGAACGCGCCGTGGCGATCCCGGAGACTGGCCGCCCGCCGATTTCCTTCGACTGGTACCGCGATTTCCTTCAGACCATGTTGGACGCCGAAGCCTACACGTGGTTCGCCAAGCTGGTCGCCTACGGTGAGCTGTTGGTCGGCGTCGCCCTGATCATCGGTGCCTTCGTCGGTATCGCCGCCTTCTTCGGTGCCTTCATGAACATGAACTTCATGCTGGCCGGCTCGGCGAGCACCAACCCGGTCCTGTTCGTGGTCGCACTCGTCCTGATCTTCGCCTGGAAGAACGCAGGTTACATCGGCGCCGACTTCTTCCTGCTCAAGTGGCTGGGCACCCCATGGGGCCGCAGCCGCACCACCACCACCGTTGAAGAACCGCTGGGCGTACCGGTGCCCGTCGCCGCAGGAGACTAA
- a CDS encoding ABC transporter permease — MQSSSPLRRFLTGQASTPFGQFLQGFIGRPEFGPFVLLILEIVVFTARSNAFLSPTNISNLLAFTPELGMIALGMTMLMTSGEFDLSVGSVFGFAPIVMWTILNTGTASLEVGFFVAIAIAGVIGFTSGIFVTRLKIPSFLVTLGMLLVVRGTALYITDGFPQRTWSAEGSWLASLIVGEHTIGSIKLYASVIWFIAFAIILAYVLTQTKFGNWILASGGNAQSARARGVKVGRTKIILFMLTAIMSAFAGIVSSIRVSAANPNSGTGYELEVIAMVVIGGTALTGGRGTIIGTVLGVLILRLMRNGIVLIGVPGLAYNIFIGAIILGMMALHSWLERRHNAGV; from the coding sequence ATGCAATCCTCGTCTCCGCTTCGAAGATTCCTTACCGGTCAAGCCTCGACGCCGTTCGGCCAGTTCCTGCAAGGGTTCATCGGCCGGCCGGAGTTCGGCCCCTTTGTACTGCTGATCCTCGAAATAGTCGTTTTTACAGCACGGTCTAACGCGTTCCTTTCGCCCACAAATATCAGCAATCTGCTGGCATTCACGCCTGAGCTGGGCATGATCGCGCTCGGCATGACGATGTTGATGACGTCCGGCGAGTTCGACCTGTCGGTCGGCTCGGTGTTTGGCTTCGCGCCGATCGTCATGTGGACGATCCTCAACACCGGAACCGCATCGCTCGAAGTCGGGTTCTTCGTCGCCATCGCGATTGCCGGTGTGATCGGCTTTACCAGCGGCATCTTCGTCACACGCCTGAAAATCCCGTCGTTCCTTGTCACGCTCGGCATGCTGCTGGTCGTGCGCGGCACGGCGCTTTACATCACCGACGGCTTCCCGCAGCGCACGTGGAGCGCCGAAGGCTCGTGGCTCGCCAGCCTGATCGTCGGCGAGCACACCATTGGCAGTATCAAGCTATACGCCTCGGTGATCTGGTTCATCGCCTTCGCGATCATCCTCGCCTATGTGCTCACGCAGACCAAGTTCGGTAACTGGATTCTGGCATCGGGCGGCAACGCGCAGTCGGCACGGGCGCGCGGCGTCAAGGTCGGGCGCACCAAGATCATCCTGTTCATGCTCACTGCTATCATGTCCGCCTTCGCCGGCATCGTCAGTTCGATCCGCGTATCGGCGGCCAACCCCAACAGCGGTACCGGCTACGAGCTTGAAGTGATCGCCATGGTCGTCATCGGCGGTACGGCGCTGACCGGCGGGCGCGGCACGATCATCGGCACCGTGCTCGGTGTGCTGATCCTGCGCCTGATGCGCAATGGCATCGTGCTGATCGGCGTGCCGGGGCTGGCCTACAACATCTTCATTGGCGCGATCATCCTCGGCATGATGGCGCTGCATTCGTGGCTGGAACGCCGCCACAACGCGGGGGTCTAA
- a CDS encoding HAMP domain-containing protein, whose translation MAGQTEASVVQRVWDVIGAVSIRVKVLGIVIGVILVLGAFVILQMRSVLDDTLTGSLEEQGIALANSIAQDVGALMESDDPMALRLTLAERRAHYSSESHNTLVDYIVVQSAGGDEIARDGRAASTDGAVPHDHGGVHAVYVVNDGHTIEVQSAIAQIDGLLRLGLSRDIIMQTVDRVTLQLLAITLVMVAVGFAAAFFLTWILTRPVLDLVSATHAVAKGDFSPRVERWADDEIGELASAFNHMTESLAQAERERIDRDRLREQYISGVIGAQENERQRIARELHDSTSQSLTLLLVGLQNVKQTDDLASVRAQVDDLRGVIANTLDEIRDISWRLRPRALDDLGLASAIRNYVQDYQTRHDIPVEAVITGLEHRLALEQETAVYRIIQEGLTNIARYAQAGAVSLIVTCKGGRLKIIIEDNGVGFDPEQVAKRRDSLGLHGIRERAALFGGTLTIESAPGQGASLFIEMPCNEAAEEDA comes from the coding sequence ATGGCAGGACAAACGGAAGCGAGCGTCGTTCAGCGCGTTTGGGACGTGATCGGCGCGGTGAGTATCCGCGTGAAGGTGCTGGGCATCGTCATCGGCGTCATTCTCGTGCTGGGCGCCTTCGTTATTCTGCAGATGCGCAGCGTCTTGGATGACACGCTCACCGGCAGTCTAGAAGAACAGGGTATCGCGCTCGCCAACAGCATCGCGCAAGACGTGGGCGCGCTGATGGAATCCGACGATCCTATGGCGCTGCGGCTGACGCTCGCCGAACGCCGTGCCCATTACTCATCGGAGAGCCACAACACGCTGGTGGATTACATCGTCGTGCAGTCTGCGGGCGGCGACGAAATCGCGCGTGACGGGCGGGCCGCGTCGACCGATGGTGCGGTTCCCCACGACCATGGCGGCGTTCACGCCGTGTACGTCGTCAACGACGGGCACACCATCGAAGTACAGAGCGCCATTGCGCAAATCGACGGCCTGCTCCGGCTTGGCCTCTCTCGCGACATCATCATGCAGACGGTCGATCGCGTCACGCTGCAGCTGCTGGCGATTACGCTCGTCATGGTGGCGGTGGGTTTCGCCGCGGCCTTCTTTCTGACATGGATCCTGACGCGCCCGGTGCTCGATCTGGTCAGCGCGACGCACGCCGTCGCAAAAGGCGACTTCAGCCCGCGCGTCGAGCGGTGGGCAGACGACGAGATCGGCGAGCTGGCCTCGGCGTTCAACCACATGACCGAGTCGCTGGCGCAGGCCGAACGTGAACGGATCGACCGCGACCGCCTGCGCGAGCAGTACATCAGCGGCGTGATCGGCGCGCAGGAGAACGAGCGCCAGCGTATCGCCCGCGAACTGCACGACAGCACCAGCCAATCGCTGACGCTGCTGTTGGTCGGGCTGCAAAACGTCAAGCAGACTGACGACCTCGCCAGTGTGCGCGCGCAGGTGGACGACCTGCGCGGCGTGATCGCCAACACCCTCGATGAAATCCGCGACATCTCATGGCGGCTTCGCCCGCGCGCGCTGGACGACCTCGGCCTTGCCAGCGCGATCCGCAACTACGTGCAGGATTATCAGACCCGCCATGACATCCCAGTCGAAGCGGTGATCACCGGGTTGGAACACCGTCTCGCCCTCGAGCAGGAGACGGCGGTCTATCGCATCATACAGGAGGGATTGACCAACATCGCGCGCTACGCGCAGGCCGGCGCCGTCAGCCTGATCGTGACATGCAAGGGCGGACGGCTCAAAATCATCATCGAGGACAACGGCGTTGGCTTCGACCCGGAACAGGTCGCCAAGCGGCGTGACAGCCTCGGCCTGCACGGCATTCGCGAGCGGGCGGCACTGTTCGGGGGCACGCTGACGATCGAGTCTGCGCCCGGGCAGGGGGCCAGCCTGTTTATCGAAATGCCGTGCAACGAGGCGGCGGAGGAAGACGCGTAA
- a CDS encoding sugar ABC transporter ATP-binding protein, translating into MNDELVRMENISKFFGRVQALSDVTFTVRKNEIVGLLGDNGAGKSTLIKILSGALVADSGTIYMHGKPVSIRSTTDAIKLGIETIYQDSALVTQLSIARNLFLGREPTQGPRLLNRMDQQAMNAAAQGLLKKVGIQKDIPPTTPISSLSGGERQAVAIARAMHFESELIILDEPTNNLGVEETQSVLRFVRNARDSGHSCIFIAHNIHHVFQVVDRIVVLRRGKKIADDIEPRKTTIEAVEQVIMGHLEGLLDAPPPA; encoded by the coding sequence ATGAACGACGAACTCGTACGCATGGAAAACATTTCCAAGTTCTTCGGCCGCGTGCAGGCGTTGAGCGATGTCACCTTCACCGTACGCAAAAACGAGATCGTCGGCCTGCTGGGCGATAACGGCGCCGGTAAGTCGACCCTCATCAAGATTCTGTCCGGCGCGCTTGTCGCCGACAGCGGCACGATCTACATGCACGGAAAGCCGGTCTCGATCCGCAGCACGACCGACGCCATCAAGCTCGGCATCGAGACGATCTATCAGGATTCGGCGCTGGTTACGCAGTTGTCGATCGCGCGCAACCTGTTCCTCGGCCGAGAGCCGACTCAAGGCCCACGCCTGCTCAACCGGATGGATCAGCAGGCGATGAACGCGGCAGCACAGGGCCTGCTCAAGAAAGTCGGTATTCAGAAGGACATCCCGCCCACCACGCCGATCAGTTCGCTTTCCGGCGGTGAGCGGCAGGCGGTCGCCATTGCCCGCGCCATGCACTTCGAAAGCGAACTGATCATCCTCGACGAGCCGACCAACAACCTCGGCGTCGAGGAGACTCAGAGCGTGCTGCGCTTCGTCCGCAACGCCCGCGACTCCGGTCATTCCTGCATCTTCATCGCGCATAACATCCACCACGTGTTTCAGGTGGTCGACCGGATCGTCGTGCTGCGGCGCGGCAAGAAGATCGCCGACGACATCGAGCCGCGCAAGACGACCATCGAGGCCGTCGAGCAGGTCATCATGGGGCATCTGGAAGGCTTGCTGGACGCGCCGCCGCCGGCGTGA
- a CDS encoding substrate-binding domain-containing protein, with translation MFRRFARPISLFLILLFVFAVPMAGSAQDDMVFYWVSHGAPTDPVWTYFLEGAVQWSEDTGHEVRTSFHSGDVPSHQEAIRAAIAAGATGIVTSTPDPGSLTEVIAEAHAAGIPVIIINTEDKDSGRDAYVGGDNVVIGRRWAQYLVDNGFVTTGDFVWMPVEVPGATYQVLETEGIASVFDPLGIEYEITEATLDQAEIITRMSDYLTANRDRISAIIGLGDLVTGSIARVFDQVGVAAGDIPVVGWGNSPETAQEVLDGYVNAAMWQDPQATSYMGLSMAMMAAVGIPPGFDIIVGTLYEADTAQVYLDIMTGN, from the coding sequence ATGTTCAGACGTTTCGCCCGTCCCATTTCACTGTTCTTGATCCTTCTTTTCGTCTTCGCTGTCCCGATGGCCGGGTCGGCGCAGGATGACATGGTGTTCTACTGGGTGTCGCACGGCGCGCCGACCGACCCGGTGTGGACGTACTTCCTCGAGGGCGCGGTCCAGTGGTCTGAGGACACCGGCCACGAAGTCCGCACCTCGTTCCACAGCGGTGACGTCCCCTCGCATCAGGAAGCGATCCGCGCGGCCATCGCCGCCGGCGCAACCGGCATCGTCACCAGCACCCCGGACCCGGGCAGCTTGACCGAAGTCATCGCGGAAGCGCATGCGGCAGGCATCCCGGTCATCATCATCAACACTGAAGACAAGGACAGCGGCCGTGATGCCTATGTCGGTGGCGACAACGTCGTCATCGGCCGGCGCTGGGCGCAGTATCTGGTCGACAACGGCTTCGTCACCACCGGCGACTTCGTCTGGATGCCGGTGGAAGTCCCGGGTGCGACCTATCAGGTGCTGGAGACCGAAGGTATCGCCAGTGTGTTCGATCCGCTCGGCATCGAGTACGAAATCACAGAAGCGACGCTCGATCAGGCCGAGATCATCACCCGCATGTCCGATTACCTGACCGCCAACCGTGACCGCATCAGCGCGATCATCGGCCTCGGCGACTTGGTGACCGGCAGCATCGCGCGCGTGTTCGATCAGGTCGGTGTTGCGGCCGGTGACATCCCGGTCGTCGGCTGGGGCAACTCGCCCGAGACCGCGCAAGAAGTCCTCGACGGCTACGTCAACGCCGCCATGTGGCAAGACCCGCAGGCCACCAGCTACATGGGTCTGTCGATGGCCATGATGGCCGCTGTTGGCATCCCGCCCGGCTTCGACATCATCGTCGGCACGCTCTACGAGGCGGACACCGCACAGGTCTACCTCGACATCATGACCGGCAACTAG
- a CDS encoding sigma-70 family RNA polymerase sigma factor, with protein sequence MATEPLIQRAQRGDPDAVADLYEMYVERIFRYVSYRVEDRADAEDLTADVFVKMVEGLPAYRHSGVPFEAWLYRIASARVVDARRRSHRRPHTELQDDLAVPGGTSLEDALGEQERLADLRGALNHLTDEQQMLLVLRFVERKSHEQVAEIMGKSSSAVRSIQHRALTQLAALLGESKGRHYLRGVSDD encoded by the coding sequence GTGGCGACAGAGCCGCTCATCCAACGCGCACAGCGCGGAGACCCGGACGCCGTTGCCGACCTCTACGAGATGTACGTCGAGCGGATTTTTCGGTACGTGTCGTACCGGGTCGAAGACCGTGCCGATGCGGAGGATCTCACCGCGGACGTATTTGTGAAGATGGTTGAAGGATTGCCCGCTTATCGTCATTCCGGTGTGCCGTTCGAGGCATGGCTGTACCGGATCGCATCGGCGCGTGTCGTCGATGCCCGTCGGCGGTCGCACCGCCGCCCGCACACCGAATTGCAGGACGACCTTGCCGTTCCCGGCGGCACGTCCCTTGAGGATGCGTTGGGTGAGCAAGAGCGCCTTGCCGACTTGCGCGGCGCGCTCAACCACTTGACCGACGAACAGCAGATGCTGCTGGTGCTTCGGTTCGTAGAACGGAAGAGCCACGAGCAAGTGGCGGAGATTATGGGTAAGTCTTCATCGGCCGTACGGTCGATCCAACACCGTGCTTTGACTCAGCTCGCTGCACTGCTCGGCGAAAGCAAAGGGCGGCACTATCTGCGGGGGGTCTCGGATGACTGA
- a CDS encoding ammonia-forming cytochrome c nitrite reductase subunit c552: protein MQRNAVWGVLICGLSLTLFGVWFSFIAVPIPVQAQSDLSDAEYEGADECGSCHRNVVREHGETLHALALQEVGRDDSIILGDFEQGEEERTVQFPEEDAPRAFTADDIAYVIGAGRYAQRYVFEIERRQYAVFPAEWDTVAQTWRRIELDTEWPGPGYDFLQNCAGCHTTGLEIDRERWVDDGVWCEACHGPASLHIEVARDAGRRPSDEDIAEIHGAIVVSPDAQICAQCHSRGTDPESGRMFPMGYRPGTDLLHDSLFVLAEEDDPVAFWATGHARQNNMQFNEWFNSAHASALDTLKASNRAEAECLTCHSGDFTFTSRVLEAYDEEVLTGVPPELPTLDTAQFGITCTVCHSGHPDDDVEFNLADEPYALCTACHQSTPLFDTLHHPVKEMFEGQTIIDSVEGIPAVHHAEEGGPTCTTCHMSRVMAGLTELANHTWNPVLPEDIEGEAPPASCEACHTDLTTDDLVSLVRDTQQSVTGRLSLARARASAVSFAESDAEAAARYAQVVAALDFIQGDGSQGVHNYAYADALLDQAEGLLSELSVPGASLAPTEAPAPTATPANPESITVALEREARTGVRPITIAILGTFGVVVLAGGAYIFRPRRRRTQDGEE from the coding sequence ATGCAGCGTAACGCCGTATGGGGGGTGCTGATCTGCGGTCTGAGCCTCACCCTATTCGGGGTGTGGTTCAGCTTCATTGCGGTTCCCATACCCGTTCAGGCCCAAAGCGATCTGTCGGACGCCGAGTATGAAGGGGCGGACGAGTGCGGCTCGTGCCACCGCAACGTCGTGCGCGAGCACGGCGAGACGCTGCACGCGCTGGCGCTGCAAGAGGTAGGCCGCGATGACAGCATCATCCTCGGCGACTTCGAGCAGGGCGAAGAAGAACGCACTGTGCAGTTCCCCGAGGAGGATGCGCCGCGGGCATTCACTGCCGACGACATTGCCTACGTGATCGGCGCGGGCAGGTACGCGCAGCGCTACGTCTTTGAAATCGAGCGCCGCCAATACGCCGTGTTCCCCGCCGAATGGGACACCGTCGCGCAGACGTGGCGGCGGATCGAACTCGACACCGAATGGCCCGGCCCGGGCTACGACTTCCTGCAAAACTGCGCGGGATGCCACACCACCGGCCTCGAGATCGACCGTGAACGCTGGGTCGATGACGGCGTGTGGTGCGAGGCGTGCCACGGCCCCGCGAGCCTTCATATCGAAGTCGCACGCGATGCCGGACGCCGCCCCTCCGACGAGGACATCGCCGAAATCCACGGCGCGATCGTAGTCAGCCCGGACGCGCAGATTTGCGCGCAGTGCCACAGCCGCGGCACCGACCCCGAATCCGGGCGCATGTTCCCGATGGGCTACCGGCCCGGCACCGACCTGCTGCACGACTCGCTGTTCGTGCTGGCCGAGGAGGACGATCCGGTGGCGTTCTGGGCCACCGGGCACGCGCGTCAGAACAACATGCAGTTCAACGAGTGGTTCAACTCGGCGCACGCGTCCGCCCTCGATACGCTCAAAGCCAGTAATCGTGCCGAGGCGGAGTGCCTGACCTGCCACAGCGGCGACTTCACATTCACCTCGCGCGTGCTTGAAGCGTACGACGAGGAAGTATTGACCGGCGTCCCGCCCGAACTGCCGACCCTCGATACGGCGCAGTTCGGGATTACGTGTACGGTGTGCCACAGCGGTCACCCGGACGACGACGTCGAATTCAACCTCGCCGACGAGCCATACGCGCTGTGTACGGCATGCCACCAGAGCACGCCGCTGTTCGACACCCTGCATCATCCGGTCAAGGAGATGTTCGAGGGGCAGACGATCATCGACAGCGTCGAGGGTATCCCCGCCGTGCATCATGCCGAGGAGGGCGGCCCGACCTGTACGACATGCCACATGTCGCGCGTGATGGCCGGCCTGACCGAGTTGGCGAACCACACGTGGAACCCGGTGCTGCCCGAGGACATCGAAGGCGAGGCTCCGCCAGCCTCGTGCGAGGCGTGCCACACCGACCTGACGACCGACGACCTCGTGTCGCTGGTGCGCGATACGCAGCAATCCGTGACCGGCCGGCTTTCGCTGGCGCGCGCACGGGCGAGTGCCGTGTCATTCGCCGAATCGGACGCCGAAGCCGCCGCGCGGTACGCGCAGGTCGTGGCGGCACTGGACTTCATTCAAGGCGACGGCAGCCAAGGCGTGCACAACTACGCCTACGCCGACGCGCTGCTCGATCAAGCCGAGGGTCTTCTGAGCGAATTGAGCGTGCCGGGGGCCAGCTTGGCGCCGACCGAGGCTCCGGCGCCGACGGCGACGCCGGCCAATCCGGAATCGATCACGGTGGCGCTGGAACGCGAGGCACGCACGGGCGTCCGCCCGATCACGATTGCGATACTGGGGACGTTCGGCGTGGTCGTGCTGGCCGGCGGTGCGTACATCTTCCGCCCGCGCCGGCGCCGCACGCAGGACGGGGAGGAATAG
- a CDS encoding NapC/NirT family cytochrome c: protein MQRIRRWFAGRTLRDYLPYALFGSGFLLVLLAIPPLWEYSNSPQFCGTTCHTMPPEYSTYLVSPHARTLCVDCHIGRDLILVQAYRKIGHMRLVVDTVLDNYHYPIRSAEMSPARETCEQCHTPEKFSNDSMRVINSFENDRENTPYSTYLLMRTGGGISREGLGFGIHWHIENKVTFIALDDLEQEIPWVRVENADGTTTDFNAINSPIDTENLDQYEMIEMDCITCHNRIAHLLKDPEQAFDEALHRGDVSRDIPFIRTRGVELLSQRYHSIEDAQAAFETLDDYYAENYPEFYAEGAEQVEAAIHVLGVLYTDSNYPEQELTYDTHPNNTGHSESPGCFRCHDGQHFSEAGEAIRLECNLCHTIPTVVRQGDIEPRIPIATGLEPQSHLDSTWIARHHQAFDATCSNCHTVSNPGGTDDQSFCANSGCHGNEWTYAGFNAPGLATMLGITQVEAEPLLQDFEGEPTYTVLQPLFDQQCAACHGPNPSKGLRVTDYASMIAGSETGPVVVPGDPDASVLITTLKDGHFARLTRRQLDLLVQWVADGAPD, encoded by the coding sequence ATGCAGCGTATTCGTCGTTGGTTTGCCGGCCGCACCTTGCGGGACTATCTTCCCTACGCACTGTTCGGTTCGGGCTTTCTTCTCGTGCTGTTGGCTATCCCGCCGCTGTGGGAGTACAGCAACTCGCCGCAGTTCTGCGGCACGACCTGCCATACCATGCCGCCCGAATACAGCACCTATCTGGTGTCCCCGCATGCGCGCACGCTGTGCGTCGACTGCCACATCGGTCGCGATCTGATCCTTGTGCAGGCATACCGCAAGATCGGCCACATGCGCCTTGTCGTCGACACCGTGCTGGACAACTACCACTATCCGATTCGCTCGGCCGAGATGAGCCCCGCGCGAGAAACCTGCGAACAATGCCACACGCCGGAGAAGTTCTCCAACGACAGCATGCGCGTGATCAACAGCTTCGAGAACGACCGCGAGAACACGCCGTACAGCACGTACCTGCTGATGCGCACCGGCGGTGGCATCTCGCGTGAAGGCTTGGGCTTCGGAATCCACTGGCACATCGAGAACAAAGTCACGTTTATCGCGCTCGACGACCTCGAACAGGAGATCCCGTGGGTGCGCGTCGAAAACGCGGATGGCACCACGACCGACTTCAACGCCATCAACTCGCCGATCGACACCGAAAACCTCGATCAGTACGAGATGATCGAAATGGACTGCATCACGTGCCACAACCGTATCGCGCACCTTCTGAAAGACCCGGAACAAGCTTTTGACGAGGCCCTGCACCGCGGCGACGTCTCGCGCGACATCCCGTTCATCCGAACCCGCGGCGTCGAACTGCTCTCGCAGCGCTACCACTCGATCGAAGATGCCCAAGCCGCTTTCGAGACGCTGGACGACTACTACGCGGAGAACTACCCCGAGTTCTACGCCGAGGGCGCCGAGCAGGTCGAAGCCGCCATCCACGTGTTGGGTGTGCTGTATACCGACAGCAACTACCCCGAGCAGGAACTGACGTACGACACGCACCCGAACAACACCGGCCACTCGGAGTCGCCGGGGTGCTTCCGCTGCCACGACGGCCAGCACTTCAGCGAGGCGGGCGAAGCGATTCGCCTCGAGTGCAACTTGTGCCACACCATTCCAACCGTCGTGCGTCAAGGCGACATCGAGCCGCGCATCCCGATCGCAACCGGCCTCGAGCCGCAGTCCCACCTCGACTCGACGTGGATCGCCCGCCACCATCAAGCGTTCGACGCGACGTGCTCCAACTGCCACACGGTGTCAAACCCGGGCGGCACCGACGACCAGAGCTTCTGCGCCAACAGCGGGTGCCACGGCAACGAGTGGACGTACGCCGGCTTCAACGCGCCCGGTCTAGCGACGATGTTGGGCATCACACAGGTCGAGGCCGAACCGCTGCTACAGGATTTCGAAGGCGAACCGACCTACACCGTGCTTCAGCCGCTGTTCGATCAGCAGTGCGCGGCGTGTCATGGCCCGAACCCGTCAAAGGGCCTGCGCGTAACCGACTACGCCAGCATGATAGCCGGCAGCGAGACCGGTCCGGTGGTCGTCCCCGGCGACCCGGACGCGAGCGTGCTGATCACGACGCTGAAGGACGGTCACTTTGCGCGGCTCACCCGCCGCCAGCTCGACCTGCTCGTGCAGTGGGTCGCCGACGGCGCGCCGGACTAG
- a CDS encoding response regulator transcription factor — protein MADSVRIVLADDHAILRSGLNLLVSKQPGWEVVGEASTGQEALEQVERHTPDVLLLDLNMPHGSGLEVIPAIMERSPHTRIIVLTMHDDSSYFQQAMQAGVAGYVLKKAVDTELIMAIQAVLRGEIYVHPAMTQYLLRPASAAAQPDDSDPWRELSEREFDVLKRVALGYTNAEIGDELYLSTKTVETYRARGMEKLGLQTRAQLVRSAMEHKHLE, from the coding sequence ATGGCGGACAGTGTGCGTATCGTATTGGCCGACGATCACGCGATCTTGCGGTCGGGCTTGAATCTGCTGGTGAGCAAGCAGCCCGGTTGGGAGGTGGTTGGCGAGGCCAGCACCGGGCAGGAAGCGCTCGAACAGGTTGAACGGCACACGCCGGACGTGCTGCTGCTCGACCTGAACATGCCGCACGGCAGCGGGCTGGAGGTCATTCCGGCGATCATGGAACGCTCGCCGCACACGCGCATCATCGTGCTGACCATGCACGACGACAGCAGTTACTTCCAGCAAGCGATGCAGGCCGGTGTGGCGGGGTACGTGCTGAAGAAGGCCGTCGACACCGAATTGATTATGGCGATTCAAGCGGTGCTGCGCGGTGAAATCTACGTGCATCCGGCGATGACGCAGTACTTGCTGCGCCCGGCGTCCGCCGCGGCTCAGCCGGACGATAGCGACCCGTGGCGCGAGCTTTCGGAACGCGAGTTCGACGTGCTCAAGCGGGTGGCGCTCGGCTATACCAATGCGGAGATCGGCGACGAACTGTACTTGAGCACCAAGACGGTCGAGACCTACCGCGCCCGCGGCATGGAGAAGCTCGGCCTGCAGACGCGCGCCCAGCTCGTGCGCTCGGCGATGGAGCACAAGCACCTCGAATAG
- a CDS encoding cytochrome c3 family protein, translated as MIHRASTMWVRVLLIALLLVGLSAIVAGTALAQDAEPEATPEGPPQPSNAYCLLCHSAPDQTWSLPSGETLSLTIDPAVLAGSVHGDRSEGGALACADCHPGFTFPHPVSTAQSIRGFRIERYAVCRTCHEDQYTRAQDSVHGAALRSGQLEAATCVDCHGGHDIQTPNEPRQRVSLTCGRCHGAIFEEYQNSIHGSALLDEDNADVPTCTNCHGVHDIQNPATNLARVRSPQLCAECHADTELMAKYDISTHVFESYLTDFHGSTIALFEQQDPTVATNKPVCYDCHSVHSIKAMDEEGQASIREHLVETCAECHPGASASFPDAWIGHYPSTPENHPVLYASHQAYNLLVPGVLGVLALAGLTEVIRRLLRRGKGA; from the coding sequence ATGATTCACAGAGCTTCCACCATGTGGGTCAGGGTGCTGCTGATCGCGCTTCTGTTGGTCGGGTTGTCGGCCATCGTGGCCGGCACCGCGCTGGCGCAGGACGCCGAGCCTGAGGCCACGCCCGAAGGCCCGCCTCAGCCGTCCAACGCCTACTGCTTGCTGTGTCACAGCGCGCCCGATCAAACGTGGTCGCTGCCCAGCGGCGAGACGCTGTCGCTCACCATCGACCCGGCCGTGCTGGCCGGATCGGTGCACGGCGACCGCAGCGAAGGCGGCGCGCTGGCCTGCGCCGACTGCCACCCGGGGTTCACCTTCCCGCACCCGGTCTCGACGGCGCAGAGCATCCGCGGCTTCCGCATCGAACGTTACGCCGTCTGCCGCACCTGTCACGAGGATCAGTACACGCGGGCGCAGGACAGCGTCCACGGTGCGGCGCTGCGCAGCGGCCAGCTTGAGGCGGCGACGTGCGTCGACTGTCACGGCGGCCACGACATCCAGACGCCCAACGAACCTCGCCAGCGCGTCTCGCTGACGTGCGGCCGGTGCCACGGCGCGATTTTCGAGGAGTATCAGAACAGCATCCACGGCTCGGCCCTGCTGGACGAGGACAACGCCGACGTACCGACCTGCACCAACTGCCACGGCGTGCACGACATTCAGAACCCGGCGACCAATTTGGCGCGCGTGCGATCGCCCCAGTTGTGCGCCGAGTGCCATGCCGATACCGAGCTGATGGCGAAGTACGACATCAGCACCCACGTGTTCGAGAGTTACCTGACCGACTTCCACGGCTCGACCATTGCGCTGTTCGAGCAGCAGGATCCGACCGTGGCGACCAACAAACCGGTGTGCTACGACTGCCACAGTGTCCACAGCATCAAGGCGATGGACGAGGAAGGGCAGGCGTCGATCCGCGAGCACCTCGTGGAGACGTGCGCGGAGTGCCACCCGGGCGCGAGTGCGAGCTTCCCCGACGCGTGGATCGGCCACTACCCGTCGACGCCGGAGAATCACCCGGTGTTGTACGCGAGCCATCAGGCGTACAACCTGCTGGTACCGGGCGTGCTGGGCGTGCTGGCGCTGGCCGGCCTGACCGAGGTGATCCGGCGGCTGCTGCGCCGCGGCAAAGGAGCGTAG